A genomic stretch from Scomber scombrus chromosome 8, fScoSco1.1, whole genome shotgun sequence includes:
- the pdzk1ip1 gene encoding PDZK1-interacting protein 1 isoform X2 — MGKLSAVIFCVLLSVGTATAQTVPVERVLPQWLTGLIAVSCFLFLSFVTLLAKKAWCDETSSREAAEETVEEVEIGRANSNVYDTRLSTFRSKENPNAYENLVIDSDEKVTTM; from the exons ATGGGAAAACTTTCTGCAGTGATTTTCTGTGTGTTGCTGAGTGTCGGCACGGCAACGGCCCAGACAG ttCCCGTCGAGCGTGTTCTGCCTCAGTGGCTCACCGGCCTCATCGCCGTCTCctgcttcctcttcctcagcttCGTCACCCTGCTGGCGAAGAAGGCCTGGTGTGATGAGACCAGCAG CAGGGAAGCAGCTGAGGAGACAGTGGAGGAAGTAGAAATCGGCCGGGCCAACAGTAACGTGTACGACACCAGGCTGAGCACGTTCAG GAGCAAAGAAAATCCGAACGCTTACGAAAACCTGGTGATCGACTCTGACGAAAAGGTTACCACCATGTGA
- the pdzk1ip1 gene encoding PDZK1-interacting protein 1 isoform X1: MGKLSAVIFCVLLSVGTATAQTVPVERVLPQWLTGLIAVSCFLFLSFVTLLAKKAWCDETSRSVGAAEETVEEVEIGRANSNVYDTRLSTFRSKENPNAYENLVIDSDEKVTTM; this comes from the exons ATGGGAAAACTTTCTGCAGTGATTTTCTGTGTGTTGCTGAGTGTCGGCACGGCAACGGCCCAGACAG ttCCCGTCGAGCGTGTTCTGCCTCAGTGGCTCACCGGCCTCATCGCCGTCTCctgcttcctcttcctcagcttCGTCACCCTGCTGGCGAAGAAGGCCTGGTGTGATGAGACCAGCAGGTCAGTCGGGG CAGCTGAGGAGACAGTGGAGGAAGTAGAAATCGGCCGGGCCAACAGTAACGTGTACGACACCAGGCTGAGCACGTTCAG GAGCAAAGAAAATCCGAACGCTTACGAAAACCTGGTGATCGACTCTGACGAAAAGGTTACCACCATGTGA
- the pdzk1ip1 gene encoding PDZK1-interacting protein 1 isoform X3, producing the protein MGKLSAVIFCVLLSVGTATAQTVPVERVLPQWLTGLIAVSCFLFLSFVTLLAKKAWCDETSREAAEETVEEVEIGRANSNVYDTRLSTFRSKENPNAYENLVIDSDEKVTTM; encoded by the exons ATGGGAAAACTTTCTGCAGTGATTTTCTGTGTGTTGCTGAGTGTCGGCACGGCAACGGCCCAGACAG ttCCCGTCGAGCGTGTTCTGCCTCAGTGGCTCACCGGCCTCATCGCCGTCTCctgcttcctcttcctcagcttCGTCACCCTGCTGGCGAAGAAGGCCTGGTGTGATGAGACCAGCAG GGAAGCAGCTGAGGAGACAGTGGAGGAAGTAGAAATCGGCCGGGCCAACAGTAACGTGTACGACACCAGGCTGAGCACGTTCAG GAGCAAAGAAAATCCGAACGCTTACGAAAACCTGGTGATCGACTCTGACGAAAAGGTTACCACCATGTGA